From a region of the Arvicanthis niloticus isolate mArvNil1 chromosome 6, mArvNil1.pat.X, whole genome shotgun sequence genome:
- the Bahcc1 gene encoding BAH and coiled-coil domain-containing protein 1 isoform X1 produces MDGRDFAPPPPHLLSERGSLGHRSAAAAARLAPAGPTAQPAAHFQPGKYFPSPLPMASHTASSRLMANPPASSFMGSFLTSSLGSAPSAHPSGPTSSPSEPAYRGSHPATSQIWFSHSHEAPAYPRFSGSLASTFLPVSHLDHHGNSNVLYGQHRFYGTQKDNFYLRNLPPQPTILPANHNFPGVPRATPAHPIGSCSRDRIEAASLQKGPKEFDRFLMGKELGKEKAGKVAEGRDRPAVEEDSGKDRQKLVPPMPAEGPCKETGPAPRGACEGRPKHLTSCLLNTKGLNGDMGKASLASCAGGMLGRPGTGVAAPGRCAKEVAGPVEPGPAFSECLERRQMLHHAVSYTVPSGLPTGPPPPLSTGPAGSFPCLQLHAGPDGLCPLQDKVSRDLKASGPTFVPSVGHLADKSRSFQVAEACAVASDNKDRHLDGAMAPDHGAPYGVSYAHLKAEGKGERRPGSFEAALHPRLKGLEYLSSGPEAPFPGLPKGSLDKSGYFELPTSQDCARSNHQDPLGGKTTQACCTLDKVANKEAPAGPPGGQKVARIRYQQHLVAPEVESGGSGTETKRRSVELASLGYSGHHMAPWGVQTGHDTSMAIIEERKGSAYLDPFGSGLQQAALLSQELPTPPDEVSAMKNLLKYSNQALVVGQKAPFVGLGGLKASCVQQEAKFPATKGPGPVERPDCARSREHEAPHGDGEVRQPPVGIAVALARQKDTVSRPDTAYNTNSGRQGRAAPTFKAAGGARATHTLDLETEEERSRACEERLGLPGRELLLQDNKDLVEFARIHPSSSCPGDLPPHLMMQGGQLGGDPAPHPHPAHPHWLPRTRSPSLWMGGHSYGLGHPALHQNLPPGFPASVPGSMPSVFPLPQDAATQLVILPSEPTPHTTPHTLAEVMDQASLWPPMYGARGPASHMQHPGQLPVYSRSQLLRQQELYALQQQQQQQQQQQQQQQQQQQQQQQQQHRATQAMELQRVAQFQCKPEDRHMELEEAAQEKAPKSTHKPVALTPMAKGTPSSTTAGLVKLSPCCQSPTLKTPVSCPTPPPRPSAPCTLSICPVGSPGPGSKVPSTKEKSEEGQRAGTDLTTLEPDLPPGLTPTAGMDFSLPSDVHSSDLPDPKTMQTTTPGTRPEPTRTFLPGEPPPCSPRNLEEPGLLSRARDATQDLAILPPPVEGGLPPGKAEDPNPLEGLQALKFGDLLEGGGTEATGQTNSTQGGMQNDRIVDQGVPQPPLGATPQALEQVPESPAALDKDEDPPKVPNVAQLQEEETQLEESVGDSEVDWGTPNHSHPPKALPGLDALVAATVDLGDLPDISLPDPQTPAASVPLSTAPLLHSSGIHGIALLSELADLEIQRQKSEMAIQAEDEDVLAFNLQHLATLATAWSLVEAASLDSSVTSLQAPAADPDRGPRLTPRMQILQRKDTWAPKTKPVCPLKAAIDRLDTQEVEMRMQLAELQRRYKEKQRELARLQRRHDHEREESSRSPARRGPGRPRKRKYSSSLPALRPGGQLARSDGKKAKAVRASLSLLCAELRGDEPPRKRSKLEKSPYTGLQTVSSEKVRCKKTCGQAELSSSVAHKVAQLKPKVKNKGLPAGLSAFQRREAAPGGRIRKKLSRAKNVKASGAARHPHPDGDGGREMAKFQAQPAVSVAHEAGSGYDSEDCQALLTTEAAPREPGLVLHPGSGMAVLGPSPSSVVKMEANQKAKKKKERQGLLGACRLSSPEGEVKIKRRTVKSKVGPKLERAPGRRPPGAPGKKKAKGKANTGLRTEPGTATSRDALFSPTRTFACREEGSKLASERLKRATRKGAMLQPVLRRKNGALSIALSARNAKAILGKSRKLTKVKREAVSKQGQGRAVSRLLESFAVEDDFEFDGDSSFSDEEEEEEEASVQLSAEQSAALARSCTIHKEDLQDGLPVLIPKEDSLLYAGSVRTLQPPDIYSIVIEGERGNRQRIYSLEQLLQEAVLDVRPQSSRYLPPGTRVCAYWSQKSRCLYPGNVVRGASSDEEDLDSVVVEFDDGDTGHIAVSNIRLLPPDFKIQCTEPSPALLVSSSCRRTKKAANEGHPPSEAPTPSLSPKVQDGPETSKTPGKKSGSKDKAGKVDLLTSGAKSPTGASDHFLGRRGSPLLSWSAVAQTKRKAVAVAAAAGGKGPGVLQNLFQLNGSTKKLRARDTLFPMHSMAAPVFGNSFRADSFSSLASSYPPFLGGAGAGLPGGAHKLLRAKKAERTEVEKAGRRRAGSEFLVKLDHEGVTSPKNKNCKALLMSDKDFGPKLGRPLASPSYTHPALIGKDKKGRAPVHPLPMGLALRKYPLPCDSDCPSSYSDEDEDGPGLATGVPSRFLTRLSMSSSSSGSSTSSSSGSVSTSSLCSSDNEDSSYSSDDEDPTLLLQTCLTRPVPALLAPPEALRSKGSSAHAHAQRCFLSRAGVAGAGAGPSGSKSKFKRKEALGFSKAKELSRRQRLPSVENRPKISAFLPARQLWKWSGNPTQRRGMKGKARKLFYKAIVRGKETLRIGDCAVFLSAGRPNLPYIGRIESLWESWGSNMVVKVKWFYHPEETKLGKRQSDGKNALYQSCHEDENDVQTISHKCQVVGREQYEQMMRGRKYQDQQDLYYLAGTYDPTTGRLVTADGVPVLC; encoded by the exons CTCCTGCGTACCCCAGATTTTCGGGGAGTCTGGCATCTACCTTCCTACCCGTGAGCCACTTGGATCACCATGGAAACAGCAATGTTCTCTATGGGCAACATCGTTTCTATGGAACCCAAAAAG ATAACTTCTACCTGCGCAACCTGCCCCCACAGCCTACGATCCTACCTGCCAACCACAACTTCCCCGGAGTGCCCCGAGCCACCCCTGCCCATCCCATCGGATCCTGCAGCCGGGACCGCATCGAGGCTGCCTCACTGCAGAAGGGGCCTAAGGAGTTTGACCGCTTCCTCATGGGCAAAGAGCTGGGTAAGGAGAAAGCTGGCAAGGTAGCAGAGGGCAGGGACCGGCCAGCAGTGGAGGAAGACAGCGGTAAAGATCGACAGAAGCTGGTGCCACCAATGCCCGCCGAGGGGCCCTGTAAGGAGACGGGTCCTGCACCCCGGGGGGCCTGTGAGGGACGCCCCAAACACCTCACCTCCTGCCTGCTCAACACCAAGGGACTCAATGGAGACATGGGCAAGGCCTCGCTGGCCAGTTGTGCAGGGGGCATGCTGGGCAGGCCTGGAACGGGCGTGGCAGCACCGGGGCGCTGTGCCAAGGAGGTGGCAGGCCCTGTGGAGCCTGGGCCAGCCTTCAGCGAGTGCCTGGAGCGGCGGCAGATGCTACATCACGCTGTGTCCTACACGGTGCCCTCTGGCCTGCCTACTGGGCCACCCCCGCCCCTCAGCACAGGCCCAGCAGGCTCTTTCCCCTGCCTGCAGCTCCATGCAGGTCCAGATGGGCTCTGCCCCCTGCAGGACAAAGTCTCCCGGGACCTAAAGGCCAGCGGGCCCACCTTCGTGCCTTCTGTGGGACACCTGGCTGACAAGAGCCGCTCTTTCCAAGTAGCAGAGGCCTGTGCCGTGGCAAGTGATAACAAGGACAGGCACCTGGATGGGGCCATGGCCCCTGACCATGGTGCGCCCTATGGAGTCTCCTATGCCCACCTCAAGGCCGAGGGCAAGGGGGAACGGCGACCTGGGAGCTTTGAGGCAGCCCTTCACCCCCGGCTGAAAGGCCTGGAGTATCTTAGTTCAGGCCCTGAGGCCCCCTTCCCTGGACTTCCCAAAGGCAGTCTGGACAAAAGTGGCTACTTTGAGTTGCCCACTTCACAGGACTGTGCCCGGTCCAATCACCAAGATCCACTGGGAGGGAAGACCACCCAGGCCTGCTGCACTTTAGACAAAGTAGCCAACAAAGAGGCCCCTGCTGGCCCTCCAGGCGGCCAGAAGGTAGCCAGGATCCGGTATCAGCAGCACTTGGTGGCTCCTGAAGTGGAATCGGGAGGCAGCGGGACTGAGACGAAACGCAGGTCCGTGGAGCTGGCTTCTCTGGGGTATAGTGGGCACCATATGGCTCCGTGGGGTGTTCAGACAGGCCACGACACCTCCATGGCCATCATCGAGGAACGAAAGGGCAGTGCTTACCTTGATCCTTTTGGAAGTGGTCTACAGCAGGCAGCCCTCCTGTCCCAGGAGCTGCCCACTCCACCAGATGAGGTCTCAGCCATGAAGAACCTGCTCAAGTACAGCAACCAAGCCCTGGTTGTGGGCCAGAAGGCTCCATTTGTGGGCCTGGGTGGCCTCAAAGCCAGCTGTGTCCAGCAGGAAGCCAAGTTTCCAGCCACTAAGGGCCCAGGCCCAGTGGAGAGACCCGACTGTGCCCGCAGCAGAGAGCACGAGGCCCCACATGGAGACGGGGAGGTGCGGCAGCCACCTGTGGGCATCGCGGTGGCCTTGGCCCGGCAGAAGGACACCGTCAGCCGGCCTGATACAGCCTACAACACCAACAGTGGGCGGCAGGGCAGGGCCGCCCCCACCTTCAAAG CTGCTGGAGGAGCTCGTGCCACCCACACGCTGGACCTGGAGACTGAGGAAGAGAGGTCACGGGCGTGCGAGGAGCGCCTGGGGCTGCCTGGCCGTGAACTTCTGTTACA AGACAACAAAGACCTCGTGGAGTTTGCCCGGATTCACCCTTCAAGCAGCTGCCCTGGAGACCTGCCCCCCCACCTCATGATGCAAGGGGGCCAGCTGGGCGGGgacccagccccccacccccatcctgccCACCCCCACTGGCTGCCCCGCACCCGAAGTCCCTCCTTGTGGATGGGGGGACATTCCTATG GCCTCGGACACCCCGCTCTACACCAGAATCTACCCCCTGGCTTCCCAGCTTCTGTGCCCGGCTCCATGCCTTCagtgttccccctcccccaagatgCAGCCACGCAGTTGGTCATCTTGCCCTCGGAACCCACTCCCCACACCACCCCTCACACACTCG CTGAAGTGATGGACCAGGCCTCACTGTGGCCCCCCATGTATGGGGCCCGGGGCCCTGCCTCACACATGCAGCACCCTGGCCAGCTCCCTGTGTACTCTCGGTCCCAGCTGCTCAGGCAGCAAGAGCTGTATGcattgcagcagcagcagcaacaacaacagcagcagcagcagcagcagcagcagcagcaacaacaacagcagcagcaacagcatcGAGCCACGCAGGCCATGGAACTACAGCGAGTTGCTCAGTTCCAG TGCAAGCCAGAGGATCGCCACATGGAGCTGGAGGAAGCTGCCCAGGAGAAGGCCCCAAAGTCCACCCACAAGCCAGTTGCCTTAACCCCCATGGCCAAGGGCACcccctcatccaccaccgcaggCCTGGTCAAgctctctccctgctgccagtCACCCACTCTGAAGACCCCCGTGAGCTGCCCCACACCGCCACCTCGGCCCAGCGCCCCCTGCACTTTATCCATCTGCCCTGTTGGCAGCCCAGGGCCTGGCTCCAAGGTGCCTAGTACCAAGGAGAAGAGTGAGGAGGGCCAGCGGGCTGGAACCGACCTTACCACGCTGGAACCAG ACCTGCCTCCAGGATTGACCCCTACAGCTGGCATGGACTTCTCCCTTCCTTCAGACGTGCACTCCTCTGACCTCCCAGACCCCAAAACTATGCAAACCACTACCCCAGGGACTCGGCCGGAGCCCACAAGGACGTTCCTACCTGGGGAGCCACCCCCCTGCAGCCCCAGGAACTTAGAAGAGCCTGGGCTGCTCTCAAGGGCCAGGGATGCTACCCAGGACCTTGCCATCCTACCCCCTCCTGTTGAGGGGGGACTCCCACCAGGGAAGGCAGAAGACCCCAACCCACTCGAGGGGTTACAAGCACTGAAATTTGGAGACCTCCTCGAGGGAGGGGGAACTGAGGCTACTGGCCAGACTAATTCTACTCAGGGAGGGATGCAGAATGATAGGATTGTGGATCAGGGGGTACCACAGCCCCCTTTGGGGGCTACCCCTCAAGCACTGGAACAAGTACCAGAGAGCCCAGCTGCCCTGGACAAGGATGAAGATCCACCAAAGGTCCCCAATGTGGCCCAGCTACAGGAGGAGGAAACCCAGCTGGAGGAGAGTGTTGGGGACTCGGAAGTGGACTGGGGGACTCCCAACCATAGCCACCCACCCAAAGCCCTGCCAGGCTTGGATGCCTTGGTGGCTGCTACTGTGGACCTAGGGGACTTGCCTGACATCAGCCTGCCAGACCCTCAGACCCCAGCAGCCTCCGTGCCTCTCAGCACGGCTCCTCTGCTCCATAGCTCAGGGATTCATGGGATTGCCCTGCTCAGTGAGTTGGCTGACCTGGAGATCCAGCGGCAGAAGAGTGAGATGGCCATCCAAG CAGAGGATGAGGATGTGCTGGCCTTCAACCTGCAACACCTGGCCACATTGGCCACAGCCTGGTCTCTAGTGGAGGCTGCTAGCCTGGACAGCTCAGTCACCTCACTGCAGGCCCCAGCTGCTGACCCAGACAGAGGCCCCAGGCTCACCCCTAGAATGCAGATCCTGCAGCGCAAGGACACCTGGGCCCCTAAAACCAAGCCT GTTTGTCCCCTGAAGGCTGCAATCGATCGGCTGGACACACAGGAAGTGGAGATGCGTATGCAGCTGGCAGAGCTACAGAGACGCTACAAGGAGAAACAGCGGGAGCTGGCTCGCCTGCAGCGCAGGCATGACCATGA gagagaggagagctcaCGGAGCCCCGCGCGGCGGGGGCCTGGCCGGCCACGAAAACGCAAGTACTCAAGTTCGCTGCCCGCTCTGCGTCCTGGGGGCCAGCTTGCTAGAAGCGATGGCAAGAAAGCCAA GGCTGTTCGTGCCAGCTTGAGTCTGCTGTGTGCTGAGCTACGAGGTGACGAGCCCCCAAGGAAGCGAAGCAAACTGGAAAAGAGTCCTTACACTGGCCTGCAGACCGTCTCCTCG GAAAAGGTGCGATGCAAGAAGACCTGTGGCCAGGCTGAGTTGTCATCCTCAGTGGCCCATAAGGTGGCCCAGCTGAAGCCAAAGGTCAAGAACAAGGGGCTGCCCGCCGGCCTCAGTGCCTTCCAACGCAGAGAGGCTGCCCCAGGTGGGCGCATCCGGAAGAAGCTCTCTAGAGCCAAGAACGTCAAAGCGTCAGGGGCGGCGCGGCATCCACACCCCGATGGGGACGGTGGCAGGGAGATGGCCAAATTCCAAGCCCAGCCAGCAGTATCTGTGGCACACGAGGCAG GTAGCGGCTATGACAGTGAGGACTGCCAGGCACTCCTGACGACAGAGGCAGCACCCAGGGAGCCTGGGCTGGTGTTGCACCCAGGATCTGGTATGGCAGTGCTAGGACCCTCACCTTCCTCCGTGGTCAAGATGGAAGCCAACCAGaaggccaagaaaaaaaaggagaggcaGGGCTTGCTAG GGGCCTGCCGCCTGTCCAGCCCAGAAGGCGAGGTTAAGATCAAAAGGCGAACAGTAAAGTCCAAGGTGGGCCCCAAGCTGGAGCGGGCGCCAGGGCGGCGGCCCCCGGGTGCACCAGGCAAGAAGAAAGCCAAGGGAAAGGCAAACACTGGCCTTCGTACAGAGCCTGGGACCGCCACCAGCAGGGACGCCCTTTTCAGCCCCACCCGGACCTTTGCCTGCCGAGAGGAGGGCAGCAAACTTGCCAGTGAACGCCTCAAGAGAGCCACGCGCAAGGGTGCCATGCTGCAGCCAGTCCTGAGG cgGAAGAACGGGGCCTTGTCCATTGCCCTGTCAGCCCGCAATGCCAAGGCCATCCTGGGAAAGAGCAGGAAACTGACGAAGGTGAAGAGAGAGGCTGTCAGCAAGCAG GGCCAGGGCCGAGCCGTGAGCCGCCTGCTGGAGAGCTTTGCTGTGGAGGATGACTTCGAGTTTGACGGTGACAGCAGCTTctcagatgaggaagaggaagaggaggaagccagcGTCCAGCTCAGCGCAGAGCAGAGTGCCGCCCTGG CACGGTCCTGCACCATCCACAAGGAGGATCTGCAGGATGGACTGCCAGTGCTGATTCCAAAGGAGGACAGTCTGCTGTATGCAGGCAGTGTCAGGACTCTGCAACCCCCCGATAT CTACAGCATCGTCATTGAGGGGGAGAGAGGCAACCGGCAGCGTATCTACTCACTGGAACAGCTGCTGCAGGAGGCG GTTCTTGATGTCCGGCCACAGTCCAGTCGGTACCTCCCACCTGGTACCCGGGTCTGTGCCTACTGGAGTCAGAAGTCCCGATGCCTGTATCCAGGCAACGTGGTTCGAG GTGCTTCTAGCGATGAAGAAGACCTGGACTCTGTGGTGGTAGAGTTTGATGACGGAGACACAGGCCACATAGCCGTCTCTAACATCAGGCTGCTGCCTCCGGACTTCAAGATCCAGT GTACAGAgccctctccagccctgttggTATCCAGCAGCTGCCGGAGGACCAAAAAAGCAGCCAATGAGGGCCACCCACCCAGCGAAGCCCCCACTCCCAGCCTGTCCCCTAAAGTGCAGGATGGCCCTGAAACTTCTAAGACCCCTGGGAAGAAATCTGGCAGCAAAGACAAAGCTG GCAAAGTCGACCTCCTAACCTCAGGTGCCAAGTCCCCCACGGGGGCCTCAGACCACTTCCTAGGCCGCAGAGGCAGCCCCCTGCTGAGCTGGTCAGCAGTGGCTCAGACCAAGCGGAAAGCGGTGGCTGTGGCGGCGGCGGCAGGTGGCAAAGGGCCAGGGGTCCTGCAGAACCTCTTCCAGCTCAACGGAAGCACCAAGAAGCTGCGGGCCCGGGACACCCTGTTTCCCATGCATAGCATGGCTGCCCCTGTGTTTGGTAACAGCTTCCGAGCTGACTCCTTCAGCAGCCTGGCCAGTTCCTACCCACCCTTCCTTGGAGGGGCTGGGGCAGGCCTTCCCGGAGGAGCCCACAAGCTGCTTCGGGCCAAGAAGGCTGAGCGGACTGAGGTAGAAAAGGCCGGGAGGCGGCGAGCCGGCAGCGAGTTTCTGGTTAAGCTGGACCATGAGGGTGTGACCTCTCCCAAGAACAAAAACTGCAAGGCTCTACTCATGAGCGACAAGGACTTTGGACCCAAGCTGGGGCGGCCTCTGGCCAGCCCCAGTTACACACACCCAGCCCTCATTGGCAAGGACAAGAAGGGGCGGGCACCCGTGCATCCGTTACCCATGGGACTGGCTCTGCGCAAGTACCCGCTGCCCTGTGATAGTGACTGCCCCAGCTCCTACTCCGACGAGGATGAGGACGGGCCGGGGCTAGCCACCGGCGTTCCCTCCCGATTCCTCACCCGCCTATCCATGTCGTCGTCGTCCTCCGGCTCGTCCACGTCCTCTTCCTCAGGCTCCGTGTCCACTTCCAGCCTCTGTTCCTCAGACAATGAGGACTCATCTTACAGCTCGGATGACGAGGACCCCACCCTGCTGCTGCAGACCTGTCTCACCCGCCCTGTTCCCGCCCTCCTGGCCCCACCAGAAGCCCTGCGCTCTAAGGGTAGCAGCGCCCACGCCCACGCCCAGCGCTGCTTCCTGTCCAGGGCTGGAGTGGCAGGTGCAGGTGCCGGCCCCAGTGGTAGCAAATCCAAGTTCAAGCGCAAGGAGGCCCTGGGCTTCTCCAAAGCCAAAGAGCTTTCTCGGAGGCAGCGGCTGCCCTCCGTAGAGAACCGGCCAAAGATCTCAGCCTTCCTGCCTGCCCGCCAGCTCTGGAAGTGGTCAGGAAACCCCACACAG AGGCGAGGCATGAAGGGGAAAGCCAGGAAACTATTCTACAAGGCCATTGTCCGAGGCAAGGAGACGCTGCGCATTGGAGACTGTGCAGTCTTCCTTTCGGCCGGACGGCCCAACCTGCCCTACATCGGCCGCATTGAGAGCCTGTGGGAGTCATGGGGCAGCAACATGGTGGTGAAAGTCAAATGGTTCTACCACCCCGAGGAGACCAAGCTGGGGAAACGGCAGAGTGACGGGAAG AATGCACTGTACCAGTCCTGTCACGAGGATGAGAATGATGTGCAGACCATCTCCCACAAATGCCAGGTGGTGGGCCGGGAGCAGTATGAACAGATGATGCGGGGCCGCAAGTACCAGGACCAGCAGGACCTCTACTACTTGGCAGGCACCTACGATCCTACTACTGGGCGCCTGGTGACAGCCGACGGTGTGCCCGTCCTGTGCTGa